CTGATGAATTCAGCGGTTACAAGTTCACCGTCTGCAGCGCCACGAGTATCTTCGCGGTCCACCCAATATTCATCACGGTCTTTCTTGTTTACCGGGTGAATTCGACCACCATTTTCATTCCCTTTGAATACACCGAGGATGCCAGAAGGAGCTGCGCGTAGCGTTTTAATTACTTTGGCGCGGTAAATTGGTGGATCATCTTTCACAGGTATAAGGTGAACAAGGGCGCGGTCGCCTTTACCCATAGCAGGTGTCTTTTTACGTCGACCTTCCTGAATATAGATAGTGGGAGGAGGGCCATCACCTTGGTAGTTTTCTAGCTTGCCGAGCGGATCGCCATGCTTATCAAGGCCCGCGAATTCAATAACCTGTACGCCTGGTAAGCGATTTGCAGGCCGTAGGGCACGCTGTGTATCCTTGGCAATATGGCCTTCTTCAACAAGTTCTCTCAGAACTTGCTTCAGCATAATTTTTTCCTGGCCTCTAATGCCAAAAGCGCGAGCAACCTCGCGCTTTGTAACCTTGCCTTCATAGCCTTTGATGAAGTCAATCAGTTGTGCTTTTGTCGGGAACTCTCCCGTACGGTCTTTAGCCAATTAAGGTCTCTTTCTTTATAACCCGGTATGAAAGCGCCTTATGACGCTTTCTTCTTCGGGGCAGCTTTCTTAGCTGTTGTTTTCTTTGTCGTAGTCTTTTTCTTGGCAGCAGCTTTTTTCTTCGCTGGTTTTTTAGCAGCTTTCGCGGCTAACCATTCAAGAGCTTGCTCAAGAGTTACAGACTGTGGATCAGTATCTTTGGGCAGCGTTGCATTCACACGCTTGTGGTTCACATATGGGCCGTAACGACCATCAAGAACGCGTACTGGGCCTTCTTCCTCAGGGTGCTCACCAAGTTCTTTCAGAACTGTTTTAGAGCCACCTTTTTTCGCCGCTGTTTCAGCGATAAGTGTGACCGCGCGGTTTAGGCCGACGGTGAACACGTCCTCGCTGCTTTCAAGCTTTGCATAGGTGCCGTCATGTGCAACATACGGGCCGTAACGGCCAATGGCACTGGTGATAGGCTTACCAGTTTCCGGGTGCGCCCCCACTTCGCGAGGAAGGGATAAAAGCTGTAAAGCTTTTTCCAAGTCTACAAGGCCTGCATCCATATCTTTCGGAATGCTGGCACGTTTTGGTTTTTCACCCTCAACGTCGCTGCCAACCTCGATATAGGGGCCAAAACGGCCAACTTTCACTTCGATTTCACCACCGGTTTCAGGATCGATACCCAGTACTTTGTTCTCTGGTGTGCCGCCTTCTTCACCTTCGGCATTCTTAGAGCCGAATTGGCGTGTGTACTTACATTCCGGATAGTTCGAGCAGCCTACAAATGCGCCAAAACGACTTGTTTTCAGGCCAAGGCGGCCATCATCACAGCTTGGGCATTTACGGGCTTCATCGTCATTCTCAAACAGCATTGGGCCCAAGTATTCATCAAGCGCATCAATAACCTCTGCGTTGCGAACACCAAGAATTTCTTCTGTTTTCGGTTTGAAAGCCGTCCAGAAAGCTTCGAGAACTTTCTGCCACTGCTCTTTACCATCTGAAACATAGTCAAGCTGTGCTTCAAGATCCGCTGTGAAATCATATTCCACATACTGCTGGAAGAATTTCTCAAGGAACGCTGTAACCAAACGGCCTTTATCGTCCGGCACGAAACGGTTGCGGTCCATGAACACGTAACTGCGGTCACGCAGCACTGTAAGGATTGAAGCGTAAGTAGAAGGACGGCCGATGCCCAGCTCTTCCATTTTTTTAACGAGGCTTGCCTCAGTAAAACGTGGAGGAGGATCAGTGAAGTGCTGTTTCGGGTTCACCTTATCAAGGTTTACTTCTTCGCCTTCCTTCAGAGCAGGGAGGCGTGCTTCATTCTCGTCAGATTCGTCATCCTTACCTTCCTGATACACAGAAAGGAAGCCTTCAAACTGAATTACAGTACCTGTTGAACGTAGCTCCGCCGATTTATCAGCATTCAGGATCGTAACGGTAGTGCGCTCCATTTGCGCACTTTCCATCTGGCTGGCCACCGTACGGCGCCAGATAAGCTCATATAGTTTCTTCTCATCAGCATCCAGAACACCAGCTACATCAGACGGCGTGCGCATTGGATCTGTAGGACGGATAGCTTCGTGTGCTTCCTGCGCATTTTTCGCCTTTGTTTTATAAACACGTGGCTTTTCGGGCAGGAACTTATCACCGTAACGGCTACTTACCAGTTGGCGTGTTGCATTCAGTGCTTCCTGAGCGATAGTAACGCCGTCCGTACGCATGTAGGTGATCAAACCAGTTACTTCACCACCCAACGATTTACCCTCATAAAGGCTCTGGGCCACACGCATGGTCTTTGCAGCAGGGAAACCAAGCTTACGAGCTGCTTCCTGCTGAAGTGTAGATGTTGTAAATGGCGGTTGCGGATGACGGCGCGCAGGCTTGCGTTCAACACCCGCTACAGTTAGTGGTGTGTTTTCTACAAGGGCTGCTGCCTTTTTCGCAGCTTCTTCGTTTGCAAGAGCATACTTATCAAGTTTTTCACCGTTTAGCGCAAAGAGACGGCTGCCAAAGCCTTTGCTGCCGCCAGTGAGGTCAGCTTCAACGGACCAGTATTCGCGTTCAACAAACGCTTCAATTTCATTCTCTCGCTCACAAACGAGGCGAAGAGCAACTGACTGCACACGACCTGCTGAACGAGCACCAGGCAGTTTACGCCACAGCACAGGTGAAAGTGTGAAACCCACAAGATAATCAAGTGCGCGACGCGCTAGGTAGGCATCAACAAGCTGTTGGTCCAGTTCACGCGGTTCGGCAATCGCCTTCAGGACGGCAGATTTAGTGATTTCGTTAAAGACAACACGCTTCACTTCAACATTTTTAAGGGCGCGTTTTTTTGCAAGTACCTCAAGCACGTGCCAGCTAATGGCTTCCCCTTCACGGTCGGGGTCAGTTGCGAGATACAGTTTGTCAGATTCTTTAACAGCTTTTGCAATTTCGGTGAGTCGCTTGTTTGAGTCTTTATCAACAACCCAATCCATTGCGAATTCTTCGTCAGGCTTCACCGAACCATCTTTTGCAGGGAGGTCACGCACATGACCAAAACTGGCTAAGACTTTGAAATCTTTACCAAGATATTTGTTGATTGTTTTAGCCTTTGACGGCGATTCTACAATAACGACATTCATGTCTGCGCGTATCCTATGACTGTAGTTCGGCTACAAATTTTTGCCTGATCATTGCTTTCACCTAGTTCGTCGGGCCACGTTTTGCAATGACATTATTAATTTTTCACGGCTGCGAGGCTGTATTTACCACCTGTGTGGCGAATAATTTCCCCACTTAATTCCAGTACCAGAAACTCAGCCATTAGATCACTGCTACTTCTTCCTGTAAGTCTAACGATCTCATCAATATGAATAGGGCTGTGACTTAAATATTCAACTAACGGTCCACTAGGTACGGTTGCCACTGGTTGCTGGATTTGAGATGGCCTCTTTGGCTGACTTTTCGGTAATGCCAACGGGGCGTTGATTGATGGACCCAATTCCGGAATAATATCATCAGCGCCTTGGGTGAGAATGGCACCGTCTTTAATTAGCTGATTTGTCCCTTGCGCACGAGGATCAAGCGGTGAACCGGGTACTGCG
This DNA window, taken from Kordiimonas sp. SCSIO 12603, encodes the following:
- the topA gene encoding type I DNA topoisomerase, with the protein product MNVVIVESPSKAKTINKYLGKDFKVLASFGHVRDLPAKDGSVKPDEEFAMDWVVDKDSNKRLTEIAKAVKESDKLYLATDPDREGEAISWHVLEVLAKKRALKNVEVKRVVFNEITKSAVLKAIAEPRELDQQLVDAYLARRALDYLVGFTLSPVLWRKLPGARSAGRVQSVALRLVCERENEIEAFVEREYWSVEADLTGGSKGFGSRLFALNGEKLDKYALANEEAAKKAAALVENTPLTVAGVERKPARRHPQPPFTTSTLQQEAARKLGFPAAKTMRVAQSLYEGKSLGGEVTGLITYMRTDGVTIAQEALNATRQLVSSRYGDKFLPEKPRVYKTKAKNAQEAHEAIRPTDPMRTPSDVAGVLDADEKKLYELIWRRTVASQMESAQMERTTVTILNADKSAELRSTGTVIQFEGFLSVYQEGKDDESDENEARLPALKEGEEVNLDKVNPKQHFTDPPPRFTEASLVKKMEELGIGRPSTYASILTVLRDRSYVFMDRNRFVPDDKGRLVTAFLEKFFQQYVEYDFTADLEAQLDYVSDGKEQWQKVLEAFWTAFKPKTEEILGVRNAEVIDALDEYLGPMLFENDDEARKCPSCDDGRLGLKTSRFGAFVGCSNYPECKYTRQFGSKNAEGEEGGTPENKVLGIDPETGGEIEVKVGRFGPYIEVGSDVEGEKPKRASIPKDMDAGLVDLEKALQLLSLPREVGAHPETGKPITSAIGRYGPYVAHDGTYAKLESSEDVFTVGLNRAVTLIAETAAKKGGSKTVLKELGEHPEEEGPVRVLDGRYGPYVNHKRVNATLPKDTDPQSVTLEQALEWLAAKAAKKPAKKKAAAKKKTTTKKTTAKKAAPKKKAS